Genomic window (Pseudochaenichthys georgianus unplaced genomic scaffold, fPseGeo1.2 scaffold_654_arrow_ctg1, whole genome shotgun sequence):
tttctcctgctgatgttcaggtgtatatcagtatgtagtgtctctactttaaagagtcctctcctgctgatgttcaggtgtatatcagtatgtagtgtctcttctttaaagagtgctctcctgctgatgttcaggtgtatatcagtatgtagtgtctctactttaaagagtcctttcctgctggTGTTAaggtctactttaaagagtcctctcctgctgatgttcaggtgtatatcagtatgaagtgtctctactttaaagagtcctctcctgctgatgttcaggtgtatatcagtatgtagtgtgtatactttaaagagtcctctcttgctgatgttcaggtgtgtatcagtatgtggtttctctactttaaagagtcctctcctgctggtgttagggtctactttaaagagtcctctcctgctgatgttcaggggtatatcagtatgtagtgtctctactttaaagggtcctctcttgctgatgttcaggtgtatatcagtatgtagtgtctctactttaaagagtcctctcctgctgatgttcaggtgtatatcagtatgtagtgtctctactttaaagagtcctctcctgctggtgttcaggtgtatatcagtatgtagtgtctctactttaaagagtcctctcctgctgatgttcagatgtatatcagtatgtagtgtctctactttaaagagtcctttcctgctggTGTTAaggtctactttaaagagacctctcctgctgatgttcaggtgtatatcagtatgaagtgtctctactttaaagagtcctttcctgctggTGTTAaggtctactttaaagagtcctctcctgctgatgttcagatgtatatcagtatgtagtgtctctactttaaagagtcctctcctgctgatgttcaggtgtatatcagtatgtagtgtctctactttaaagagtcctctcctgctgatgttgaggtgtatatcagtatgtagtgtctctactttaaagagtcctctcttgctgatgttcaggtgtatatcagtacgtagtgtctctactttaaagagtcctctcctgctgatgttgaggtgtgtatcagtatgtggtttctctactttaaagagtcctctcctgctgatgttcaggtgtatatcagtatgtagtgtctctactttaaagagtcctctcctgctggtgttagggtctactttaaagagtcctctcctgctgatattcaggtgcatatcagtatgtagtgtctctactttaaagagttctctcctgctgatgttcaggtgtgtatcagtatgtggtttgtctactttaaagagtcctctcctgctgatgttcaggtgtatatcagtatgtagtgtctctactttaaagagtcctctcctgctggtgttagggtctactttaaagagtcctctcctgctgatattcaggtgcatatcagtatgtagtgtctctactttaaagagtcctctcctgctgatattcaggtgcatatcagtatgtagtgtctctactttaaagagtcctctcctgctggtgttagggtctactttaaagagtcctctcctgctgatattcaggtgtatatcagtatgtagtgtctctactttaaagagtcctctcctgctgatgttcaggtgtatatcagtatgtagtgtctctactttaaagagtcctctcctgctgatgttcaggtgtatatcagtatgtagtgtctctactttaaagagtcctctccgtagtgatgtcaccatgTTCCGGATgtaaacaatacattttatgTCTCTGCTTCCTCTGCAGGTGTGTTACCGGGGGCAATAGCTGACTGAGGATGTGTTTTTGAGAGTGGGCGGGGCTACCTGGCCCTGAGTGACGGAGGAGGCGGAGTCTCAGCTCACAGACACAAAGGGGCGtggcctcccccccccctcccccttctccctccccccccccctcccaccaCCATGCTGTGGTCTTTCTGCTGGGGGAGGGCCTGACGACGCAGGACTCTGGAAGGAAACCCTGCTCCGCCAGGGGACTCACACctggtgagacacacacacacatacacacacacctgcagacacacacacctggtgagacacacgacacacacaaacacacacactcacacacatacgcacacacacctgcagcgacacatacacacacctgcatcacacacacatgcagcgtcacacacacacacacacccacacacactcctgcagacacacaaacacacacacacacactcacacacacacacacacacacacacacacacacacacacacacacacacacacacacacacacctgcagcatcacatacacacacctgcatcacacacacatgcagcgtctcacacacacacacacacacctgcatcacacacacacagacacacacatatatacttgcggcacacacacacctgcaacatcaagcgaacacacacacacacacacacacacacacacacacacaaacacacacaaacacacacacacacacacacaaacacagaaacacacacacacacacacacacacacacacacacacacacacacacacacacacacacacacacacacacacacacacacacacacacacacacacacacacacacacacacacacacacacctgcagtgTGCATGATGATGCGTTCAGGCTCTATTCAGTGTAATTGTAACGATCTGTGTTTGAATCTGTATTTTAACTGAAGTGCGTTTGTGTGTCAGTCCCTGCTGGACCCCAACAGCCTCGCAGAGCTCAGGACCCCAGATGGCTTGATGCCTGGTGAGTGTTCagcatgagtcagcattatgagtcctcacccctgagtcagcattatgagtcctgacccctgagtcagcattatgagtcctgaaccctgagtcagcattatgagtcctgaaccctgacctgagtcagcattatgagtcctgaaccctgagtcagcattatgagtcctgaaccctgagtcagcattatgagtcctgaaccctgagtcagcattatgagtcctgaaccctgacatgagtcagcattgaGTCCTGAagcctgagtcagcattatgagtcctgaaccctgagtcagcattatgagtcctgacccctgagtcagcattatgagtcctgaaccctgagtcagcattatgagtcctgaaccctgagtcagcattatgagtcctgaaccctgagtcagcattatgagtcctgaaccctgagtcatcatgatgagtcctgaaccctgagtcagcattatgagtcctgaaccctgacctgagtcagcattatgagtcctgaaccctgagtcagcattatgagtcctgaaccctgacctgagtcagcattatgagtcctgaaccctgagtcagcattatgagtcctgaaccctgagtcagcattatgagtcctgaaccctgagtcagcattatgagtcctgacccctgagtcagcattatgagtcctgaaccctgagtcagcattatgagtcctgaaccctgagtcagcattatgagtcctgaaccctgagtcagcattatgagtcctgaaccctgacctgagtcagcattatgagtcctgaaccctgagtcagcattatgagtcctgaaccctgagtcagcattatgagtcctgaaccctgagtcagcattatgagtcctgaaccctgacatgagtcagcattatgagtcctgaagcctgagtcagcattatgagtcctgaaccctgacctgagtcagcattatgagtcctgaaccctgacatgagtcagcattatgagtcctgaagcctgagtcagcattatgagtcctgaaccctgacatgagtcagcattatgagtcctgacccctgacctgagtcagcattatgagtcctgaaccctgacctgagtcagcattatgagtcctgaaccctgacctgagtcagcattatgagtcctgactcctgacatgagtcagcattatgagtcctgaaccctgagtcagcattatgagtcctgaaccctgacctgagtcagcattatgagtcctgaaccctgagtcagcattatgagtctaaaccctgacatgagtcagcattatgagtcctaacccctgacctgagtcagcattatgagtcctgaaccctgacctgagtcagcattatgagtcctgaaccctgacctgagtcagcattatgagtctaaaccctgacatgagtcagcattatgagtcctgaaccctgagtcagcattatgagtcctgaaccctgagtcagcattatgagtcctgaaccctgacctgagtcagcattatgagtcctgaaccctgacctgagtcagcattatgagtcctgaaccctttGAGCATTCGGAACAGCGCTATAAAGTCACatgtatgatgatgatgatgatgatgatgaattgTTGTCCTCCTTTAATCAGTGATCTGTCCTCTCTCATGTTGCAGAGAGCAGTTACTGGCAGCTCTGCCCTCCCTCCTCTAAATCCGGCCTGCAGGGGGGGTTACTGAGCTCTAGTTTCCCCCCCGGCCCCAATGCTCACCTGCAGGAGGGCGTCTCCCGCCTGGACCCCCCCCCTCtggctcctccccctcctcctctggcTCCTCCCCCtccgcccccccctccccctaaaAGGCACTGTCGCTCCCTCTCAGTACCTGAGGATTTATCTCGCTGTCGATACACCTGGAGACCGAGCGCCTCGAGAGTCTGGACCCCCGTCAGCAGGACCCCCTGCCATGGGGGCGGGCCTTATTCGTCAGGGGGAGGGGCCTCTTCATCAATGGGAGGAGCCTGTCGCGCACCAAGCTCCTCCCTGAATTCGTCCCTTCACTCCTCGTCTTCGCCCACCTTCTTCAGTCTGGCGTTATCTCCGGACAGCCCGTTGCCATGGAGCTTCCCGTGGGACCCCAGTGAAGCGGCGTCAGGGGGCGGAGCCTGTTGCTGCTTCTTCCCGTCATCCTGTAGCTCCTCCCCCTCCCCTTTGATCCCGCCCCCTCCCCCTCAGAGGCGTTTCTCCCTCTCCCCGGTGCTGATCAGAGACTCTTTAGGGGGGGCGTCGTCGTCCACTTCGTCCTTTTTGCCGCCACACCCCCCTCCGATTAGGCCACGCCCCCCCAGTGTGACAGCcggagggggcggggctctaATGGGCGCCTCCCCCTCCTCGGCATGCAGCACCCCGTCCTCCCTGAGGCGCTccctgcccccccccttgcCTCGCTGCCACTCACAGCCCTGCGACCTCCTGCTGCTCAAACCCGGGCTAAAGAGGCGCCGCGACCCAGAGCGCCCCCCCGCACGCCCCCTGCTGGACTTCACCAAGATGACACAGgtactatttatttattcatttatttaacagggacagtgcacattaatgaacatttctgtaaacgtgccagagttagccaagaggctatttttcatctgtagtccct
Coding sequences:
- the LOC117443672 gene encoding protein FAM53C — encoded protein: MPESSYWQLCPPSSKSGLQGGLLSSSFPPGPNAHLQEGVSRLDPPPLAPPPPPLAPPPPPPPPPKRHCRSLSVPEDLSRCRYTWRPSASRVWTPVSRTPCHGGGPYSSGGGASSSMGGACRAPSSSLNSSLHSSSSPTFFSLALSPDSPLPWSFPWDPSEAASGGGACCCFFPSSCSSSPSPLIPPPPPQRRFSLSPVLIRDSLGGASSSTSSFLPPHPPPIRPRPPSVTAGGGGALMGASPSSACSTPSSLRRSLPPPLPRCHSQPCDLLLLKPGLKRRRDPERPPARPLLDFTKMTQTRSMDPQALDRCGGRLLCGVDLSAGMESFLGDFRRSCSPAECLGRNSIGPLSESDEEECREDEEEEEEDDGDEEEEAAAAQQQQNVFERDCTELDLNLIEEN